One segment of Rissa tridactyla isolate bRisTri1 chromosome 17, bRisTri1.patW.cur.20221130, whole genome shotgun sequence DNA contains the following:
- the SNX19 gene encoding sorting nexin-19 isoform X2, protein MPGQGPSKGHQALVVLVATLGWLLALQLLIDLRALGLLCGVLVALGGWLGPRAFSPPGRRLRLERFVSSLRPLPSCPVAEERLEREISSTVHKVVRDFVASWYRTVSSEPAFEAEVEKAMTGLATELRRRMGRVDRQALARRLLLLCGHHLQSYLQAREAVRGDPGGSRTLWEEYSRLAGPHPALRSPAAEVGYTRAAVETLLRALVPWPHLETRTGRFVVVELVACNVLLPAIKKIADPDWINLLLIGAFSKKPRAEEPPPAPPVPDFLPFVVQTDAAPAGLPPCPRAMEVPRREAGPAGEEGEDSASGLCHTEEPFLCPRALGSLFPCEGLELESPMHDVGQDMDLLVPSPVGECLDEPLQDTSTVLEGPSTSEDGVGDLEEGVATSSDAGLLPTSALTLSSCPDIQIDPAIEKEEESPAVPKKSSSQRPSSLGKDLGAAEGPPQSPLDPGQTLPLLSSSPTASISTFSFEPLSSPDGPVVIQNLRITGTITAREHSGTGFHPYTLYTVKYETALEGESAGSLQQMAYHTVNRRYREFLNLQTRLEEKPELRKFLKNIKGPKKLFPDLPFGNMDSDKVEARKSLLESFLKQLCAVPEIANSEEVQEFLALNTDARIAFVKKPFVVSRIDKIVVNAIVDTLKTAFPRSEPQSPTEDLSESEVDGKSQTDGKKANKSRLRFSSSKIAPVLSVSEAHDRIVYSIREGTAVSGTLSLAAMESFIQKQEKLLEAVPSKAPEGEGGREAKESSVQEDMDRLGTSEQGTLSDADSDSETALADLALDVLRLLLMDHWSWLCTENIQKVFHLLFGTLIQRLSKSNLSDLYLLT, encoded by the exons CTGGGCCCCCGTGCCTTTAGCCCTCCTGGCCGGCGTCTGCGGCTGGAGCGCTTTGTCAGCTCCCTGCGGCCCCTGCCTAGCTGCCCGGTGGCTGAGGAGCGGCTGGAGAGGGAGATCTCCAGCACTGTCCACAAAGTGGTGCGGGATTTTGTCGCTTCCTGGTACCGCACTGTCAGCAGCGAGCCAGCCTTCGAAGCCGAGGTGGAGAAGGCTATGACAGGCCTGGCCACTGAGCTGAGGCGACGGATGGGGCGAGTGGACCGCCAAGCCCTGGCTCGtcgcctcctcctcctttgcGGCCATCACTTGCAGAGCTACCTGCAGGCCCGTGAGGCCGTGAGAGGTGACCCTGGCGGCAGCCGGACCCTGTGGGAGGAGTACAGCCGGTTGGCAGGGCCGCATCCTGCCCTCCGCAGCCCAGCAGCTGAGGTGGGCTATACCCGGGCTGCTGTGGAGACGCTGCTGCGGGCACTGGTGCCCTGGCCCCACCTGGAGACACGAACAGGACGCTTTGTGGTGGTGGAGCTGGTTGCCTGTAACGTGCTGCTGCCAGCCATCAAGAAGATAGCCGATCCTGACTGGATCAATCTGCTGCTCATCGGGGCTTTCTCCAAGAAGCCCCGGGCTGAAGagcccccccctgcacccccagtgCCTGACTTCTTGCCCTTTGTGGTGCAGACGGATGCTGCCCCTGCTGGGCTGCCTCCTTGCCCGAGGGCCATGGAGGTGCCCAGGCGAGAGGCAGGGCCTGCTGGTGAGGAGGGAGAGGACTCAGCGAGCGGGCTGTGCCACACAGAGGAACCTTTCCTCTGCCCACGagccctgggctccctcttcccCTGTGAGGGTTTGGAGCTGGAGTCCCCCATGCATGATGTGGgccaggacatggacctgctggtaCCATCACCTGTGGGGGAGTGCCTTGATGAACCCCTCCAGGACACCTCCACAGTGCTAGAGGGACCGTCCACTTCGGAGGATGGTGTAGGGGACCTGGAGGAGGGTGTTGCCACCAGCTCGGATGCTGGCCTGCTTCCCACCTCTGCTCTTACTCTGAGCTCCTGCCCTGACATTCAGATCGACCCAGCAattgagaaggaggaggaaagcccAGCTGTTCCCAAAAAGTCTTCTTCACAGAGGCCTTCCAGCTTGGGGAAAGATCTGGGGGCAGCAGAGGGCCCACCGCAAAGCCCCCTAGATCCAGGCCAGACTCTGCCCCTGCTCTCGTCCTCCCCAACGGCTTCCATCAGCACCTTCAGCTTTGAGCCGCTCAGCAGCCCCGACGGGCCAGTTGTCATCCAGAACCTGCGGATAACTGGGACCATCACTGCCCGAGAGCACAGCGGGACTGGCTTCCACCCCTACACCCTGTACACCGTCAAG TATGAGACAGCCCTGGAGGGTGAGAGCGCGGGTAGCCTTCAGCAAATGGCTTACCACACTGTGAACCGCCGTTACCGGGAGTTCCTCAACCTCCAGACCAGACTGGAGGAGAAACCGGAGCTCCGCAAGTTCCTGAAAA ATATCAAAGGCCCAAAGAAACTGTTCCCGGATCTCCCATTTGGAAACATGGACAGCGATAAAGTGGAAGCCAGAAAAAGTCTGCTGGAATCTTTCTTGAAG CAATTGTGCGCAGTCCCTGAGATTGCAAACAGTGAGGAGGTGCAGGAGTTCCTCGCCCTGAACACCGATGCCAGGATCGCGTTCGTCAAGAAGCCCTTTGTTGTCTCCAGGATAGACAAG ATTGTTGTCAATGCCATTGTGGACACCTTGAAGACGGCATTCCCCAGGTCGGAGCCCCAGAGCCCCACGGAGGATCTTAGTGAGTCTGAAGTGGATGGGAAATCTCAGACAGATGGGAAGAAGGCCAACAA GTCCAGGCTGAGGTTCTCGTCCAGTAAAATTGCTCCAGTGCTGAGTGTGAGCGAAGCGCACGACAGGATTGTGTACTCCATCAGGGAGGGCACTGCT GTCTCTGGCACCCTGTCGCTGGCTGCTATGGAGTCCTTCATCCAGAAGCAGGAGAAGCTGTTGGAGGCAGTCCCCAGCAAAGCTCCCGAAGGCGAGGGAGGCAGAGAAGCTAAGGAAAGCTCTGTGCAGGAGGATATGGACAGGCTGGGCACGTCAGAGCAGGGGACACTGTCGGATGCAGACTCTG aCTCTGAGACAGCTTTGGCTGACCTGGCCCTGGACGTGCTTCGTCTGCTGCTGATGGATCACTGGAGCTGGCTGTGCACAGAGAACATCCAGAAGGTCTTCCACCTGCTCTTTGGGACCCTCATTCAAAG
- the SNX19 gene encoding sorting nexin-19 isoform X3 — protein sequence MPGQGPSKGHQALVVLVATLGWLLALQLLIDLRALGLLCGVLVALGGWLGPRAFSPPGRRLRLERFVSSLRPLPSCPVAEERLEREISSTVHKVVRDFVASWYRTVSSEPAFEAEVEKAMTGLATELRRRMGRVDRQALARRLLLLCGHHLQSYLQAREAVRGDPGGSRTLWEEYSRLAGPHPALRSPAAEVGYTRAAVETLLRALVPWPHLETRTGRFVVVELVACNVLLPAIKKIADPDWINLLLIGAFSKKPRAEEPPPAPPVPDFLPFVVQTDAAPAGLPPCPRAMEVPRREAGPAGEEGEDSASGLCHTEEPFLCPRALGSLFPCEGLELESPMHDVGQDMDLLVPSPVGECLDEPLQDTSTVLEGPSTSEDGVGDLEEGVATSSDAGLLPTSALTLSSCPDIQIDPAIEKEEESPAVPKKSSSQRPSSLGKDLGAAEGPPQSPLDPGQTLPLLSSSPTASISTFSFEPLSSPDGPVVIQNLRITGTITAREHSGTGFHPYTLYTVKYETALEGESAGSLQQMAYHTVNRRYREFLNLQTRLEEKPELRKFLKNIKGPKKLFPDLPFGNMDSDKVEARKSLLESFLKQLCAVPEIANSEEVQEFLALNTDARIAFVKKPFVVSRIDKIVVNAIVDTLKTAFPRSEPQSPTEDLSESEVDGKSQTDGKKANKSRLRFSSSKIAPVLSVSEAHDRIVYSIREGTAVSGTLSLAAMESFIQKQEKLLEAVPSKAPEGEGGREAKESSVQEDMDRLGTSEQGTLSDADSDSETALADLALDVLRLLLMDHWSWLCTENIQKVFHLLFGTLIQRVYRWPWTSVGLL from the exons CTGGGCCCCCGTGCCTTTAGCCCTCCTGGCCGGCGTCTGCGGCTGGAGCGCTTTGTCAGCTCCCTGCGGCCCCTGCCTAGCTGCCCGGTGGCTGAGGAGCGGCTGGAGAGGGAGATCTCCAGCACTGTCCACAAAGTGGTGCGGGATTTTGTCGCTTCCTGGTACCGCACTGTCAGCAGCGAGCCAGCCTTCGAAGCCGAGGTGGAGAAGGCTATGACAGGCCTGGCCACTGAGCTGAGGCGACGGATGGGGCGAGTGGACCGCCAAGCCCTGGCTCGtcgcctcctcctcctttgcGGCCATCACTTGCAGAGCTACCTGCAGGCCCGTGAGGCCGTGAGAGGTGACCCTGGCGGCAGCCGGACCCTGTGGGAGGAGTACAGCCGGTTGGCAGGGCCGCATCCTGCCCTCCGCAGCCCAGCAGCTGAGGTGGGCTATACCCGGGCTGCTGTGGAGACGCTGCTGCGGGCACTGGTGCCCTGGCCCCACCTGGAGACACGAACAGGACGCTTTGTGGTGGTGGAGCTGGTTGCCTGTAACGTGCTGCTGCCAGCCATCAAGAAGATAGCCGATCCTGACTGGATCAATCTGCTGCTCATCGGGGCTTTCTCCAAGAAGCCCCGGGCTGAAGagcccccccctgcacccccagtgCCTGACTTCTTGCCCTTTGTGGTGCAGACGGATGCTGCCCCTGCTGGGCTGCCTCCTTGCCCGAGGGCCATGGAGGTGCCCAGGCGAGAGGCAGGGCCTGCTGGTGAGGAGGGAGAGGACTCAGCGAGCGGGCTGTGCCACACAGAGGAACCTTTCCTCTGCCCACGagccctgggctccctcttcccCTGTGAGGGTTTGGAGCTGGAGTCCCCCATGCATGATGTGGgccaggacatggacctgctggtaCCATCACCTGTGGGGGAGTGCCTTGATGAACCCCTCCAGGACACCTCCACAGTGCTAGAGGGACCGTCCACTTCGGAGGATGGTGTAGGGGACCTGGAGGAGGGTGTTGCCACCAGCTCGGATGCTGGCCTGCTTCCCACCTCTGCTCTTACTCTGAGCTCCTGCCCTGACATTCAGATCGACCCAGCAattgagaaggaggaggaaagcccAGCTGTTCCCAAAAAGTCTTCTTCACAGAGGCCTTCCAGCTTGGGGAAAGATCTGGGGGCAGCAGAGGGCCCACCGCAAAGCCCCCTAGATCCAGGCCAGACTCTGCCCCTGCTCTCGTCCTCCCCAACGGCTTCCATCAGCACCTTCAGCTTTGAGCCGCTCAGCAGCCCCGACGGGCCAGTTGTCATCCAGAACCTGCGGATAACTGGGACCATCACTGCCCGAGAGCACAGCGGGACTGGCTTCCACCCCTACACCCTGTACACCGTCAAG TATGAGACAGCCCTGGAGGGTGAGAGCGCGGGTAGCCTTCAGCAAATGGCTTACCACACTGTGAACCGCCGTTACCGGGAGTTCCTCAACCTCCAGACCAGACTGGAGGAGAAACCGGAGCTCCGCAAGTTCCTGAAAA ATATCAAAGGCCCAAAGAAACTGTTCCCGGATCTCCCATTTGGAAACATGGACAGCGATAAAGTGGAAGCCAGAAAAAGTCTGCTGGAATCTTTCTTGAAG CAATTGTGCGCAGTCCCTGAGATTGCAAACAGTGAGGAGGTGCAGGAGTTCCTCGCCCTGAACACCGATGCCAGGATCGCGTTCGTCAAGAAGCCCTTTGTTGTCTCCAGGATAGACAAG ATTGTTGTCAATGCCATTGTGGACACCTTGAAGACGGCATTCCCCAGGTCGGAGCCCCAGAGCCCCACGGAGGATCTTAGTGAGTCTGAAGTGGATGGGAAATCTCAGACAGATGGGAAGAAGGCCAACAA GTCCAGGCTGAGGTTCTCGTCCAGTAAAATTGCTCCAGTGCTGAGTGTGAGCGAAGCGCACGACAGGATTGTGTACTCCATCAGGGAGGGCACTGCT GTCTCTGGCACCCTGTCGCTGGCTGCTATGGAGTCCTTCATCCAGAAGCAGGAGAAGCTGTTGGAGGCAGTCCCCAGCAAAGCTCCCGAAGGCGAGGGAGGCAGAGAAGCTAAGGAAAGCTCTGTGCAGGAGGATATGGACAGGCTGGGCACGTCAGAGCAGGGGACACTGTCGGATGCAGACTCTG aCTCTGAGACAGCTTTGGCTGACCTGGCCCTGGACGTGCTTCGTCTGCTGCTGATGGATCACTGGAGCTGGCTGTGCACAGAGAACATCCAGAAGGTCTTCCACCTGCTCTTTGGGACCCTCATTCAAAG